The genomic segment TCCCGGTGATCGTCGTGGGTGGGCTGTTCACGGCCGCATCCGCTCCGTTGCCGAACGTGCTCGCGGGGTTCGTGGCGCTCGCGATCTCGTCACTGCCGTTCATGCTGATGGGCATCTGCGTGGGGTACGCCTTGCCGCAGAAGGCGGCGATCGCGGTGGTGCAGGTGCTGATGTTCGGGTTGGCGTTCGGTGGCGGGCTGTTTCTGCCGCCGATCCTGTTCGCCGACTGGTTGAACACGCTCTCGATGTTCCTGCCGTCCCGCTCGGCCCGCGAGATCGTGGTGTGGGCGGTGCAGGGCGGCGAGCTGCCGGGGTGGGCCGTGCTGGGGTGGGCGGTCTGGACCGCCGTGACGCTGGTGCTGGCGCTCGTGCTCTTCCGTCGCGACGAGGGCCGCCGCTTCCGCTGACCTCGCCAAAATCCGCCCTTCCACATCGATTCTGGGGCGGATTTTGGCGAGGCGCGATGAGTTGCGGGTCACACGCGGGCGGCCACAGCCTTCACGAAAGCGGCGAGCTCGTGGGCCATGGGCGCGGGCTCCCAGGAGTGCTCCGCGCCGGGGACGGCCTTCACGACCGTTCCGGGGATCGCGGCGGCGATCCGCTCCGCCGCCACCGGCATCTCGGGAAACGTCTCGAGCCCGTACATCGCCAGTACGGGCACGCGGATGCCTGCGAGCGCACCAGCAACACCCCGCCCCTCGGCCCCGTTCGTCTCGGCCGCCCCGTTCGCCTCGGCCGCCTCGAGCGCCGCCGTCGCCCACACCATCGACTGCCCGTCGGCCCGGTTGCTCCGCACACCTGCGGCGATGTACTCCCACTCGGGCGTGGCCTTCATCTCGTCCAGCCACTCCGGCGGCATGTCCTTCATGTACTGGCTGAGCGCGCCGGGGAAGTCGCCGGCGTCGATCAGACGCTCCACCTCGTTCGACCACGCACGCGTCTGGGTTGCATCGCCCGCGAGCGGAGCCTCCCAGAGCGCGAGCCCCGTGACAGGGAGCCCGACCGCCGCCGCGTGGAGCGAGATCGAGCATCCAGAACTGTGCCCGCAGAGCACCGCGGCGCCGCCGGCGACCTCGATGACCGCGCGCAGCGCATCCAGTTCCCGGTCGAGATCGAGCACCCCGTCGGCTTCGCTCTCGCCGCGGCCGAGGCGGTCGAAGACCAGCGTGGCGAGGCCGAGGTCGGCGGCGCGCTCGGCGGTCTCGGTGGTCCAGGGGTCGATGGCGCGGAAGGGACCCGCCCCGGCCACGAAGACGATGGCCGGCCCGGAGCCTCGCAGGTCGTAGGCGACGCGGTCGCCGCGAGCCGTTGTGGTGTACTCGGTCATTGCTTCCTCCGAAGTTTATAGACTGGACTGTCCAGTTCCGTTGCGAACAAAGTAGACTGGCCAGTACTGAGAGTCAAGAGGGAGTGCCGGATGAGCGATATCTCGCGACCGAGCTCGCAGCGCAAGCACGAAGCGATCCTCGCGGCCGCCGAGCAGATCTTTCTGCGCGACGGCTTCCGCGGCGCGAACATGGATGAACTGGCCACACTCTCGCAGGTGTCGAAGCAGACCGTCTACAAGCATTTCGGCAGCAAGGAGGCTCTGTTCGTCGACCTCGTCACCTCGATGACGCGGGGCGCAGGCGACGGCGTGCACGAGGAGATGCCCCTGCCGCGCTCGGCCGGCGGCGTGGGCGGTTTTCTCGAGGAGTTCGGGCGACGGCAGCTCGGCGTGGTGCTCGATGCGCGCATCCTGCAATTGCGACGCCTCGTGATCGGCGAAGTCGGGCGCTTCCCCGACCTCGGGCAGGCGCTCTGGCGGGCCGGCCCGATGAGGTCGATGACTGCACTCACCACGGCCTTCAGCGATTTCATCGAGAAGGGCTGGATGCGTGACACCGACCCGCGCACCGCCGCGTCGTTCTTCAATTGGCTCGTGATGTCCCCGATCAACGAAGCGATGCTGCTCGGCGACGACGTGCCCCGCGACCCCGAGTCCATCCGCCGGCACTGCGCCGAAGCGACGCGTGTCTTCCTCGCCGCCTATGGCAGGGGGGCCGCGATCCCGGCGTAGGCTCGTCGGGTGACGCAACACGAGTTCGACGAGTCCTGGCAGACCTGGCACACAGCGCGGCTGCGCACCATCACCGGGCCGCACGGTCTCGCTTCGTTGGTGGCCACGCATTGGCTCTCGCCCGATCCGCAACGGCTCGAGGGAATCGAGGGTGAGTGGTATCTCGACGGAGCCGACATCGTGGGCGACGACTTCACCATCGAGCAGGGCGGCGAGGTTCTCGTCGGGGGCCGCGTGCTGCGGCACTTCCGCCGTGACGATCAGGTGGCGCTGCGGGTGCTCGATCCGGATGCCCCGACCCGCGCATCCGTCGTTGATGTGGATTCCTATATGCCCGACGAGGCATGGGTGGTGCTGGGCCGATTCTCGCCCGCCTCGGAGGGCGAGACCCTCGCGGTGGAGGAGATCGACGGCTACGTCGAGAACGAGGCGCTGGCCGGAACGGTGTCGCTCGAGATCGGCGGCCAGCAGGTGGAATTCGTGGCAACCGGATCGCGCCACAGCATGCAGGTGGTGTTCTCGGATGCGACGAGCGGCGGCGAGACCTACCGATTCCGCTTCCTCCGGCTGCACGGGCAGCCCGGCTCGAACGAGATCGAGGTCGATTTCAACCGCGCCTACCTTCCGCCGTGCGTCTTCGCCGACTTCTACGTCTGCGCGCTGCCGCCCGCGCAGAATCGGTTGTCGCTGCCGATCCGCGCCGGCGAGAAGAACGTCGTGACCCGATAGGCCGCATCGCGGATGGCCGTCGCACCATGGGAAAAGCTCGCGCAGCTTTCTCCGGCCGGGCCTAGGGGCGCGCGGTGCCGAGTGGGAGGCTTGACGCATGACGAATCGCCTGGCCCACGCGATCAGCCCGTATCTGCGCTCCCACGCCGAGAACCCGGTCGACTGGTTCCCTTGGGGTGAGGAGGCGTTCGCCGCCGCGCGCAGCCGAAAAGTGCCGGTGCTGGTGTCGATCGGATACTCCACCTGCCACTGGTGCCACGTGATGGCTCGCGAGTCGTTCAGCGACCCGGTTCTGGCTGCCTACCTCAACGAGCACTTCGTGGCCATCAAGGTCGACCGGGAGGAGCATCCGGAAGTCGACACCGTCTACCTCGCGGCCGCGGGGGCCTTCACCCAGGATCTCGGCTGGCCGCTCAACGTGTTCGTCACTCCCGAGGGCAAGGCGTTCTACGGCGGAACGTATTCTCCGCCGACACCGCTGCAGGGGCATCCGTCGTTCCGGCAGGTGCTCGAGGCGGTGACGGATGCCTGGACCACCCGCAACGCCGATGTGCTGCTCTCGGCCGAACAGGTCGCCACCGCTCTCGCTGTCGGGCAAGAGGCCTTGGCCGACCGTTCCGGTGTCGACGGGTTCGATCCGGCGACGATTCCGTTCGAGGCGATCGTCGCCGAGCTCGGGCAGTACGAGGATCAGCAGTACGGCGGTTTCGGCGGGGCTCCCAAATTCCCGGTGGCGCCCGTGCTGCGGTTTCTGCTCGAGGCGGGCACCCCCGCGTCGACCGCCTTGGCCATCCGCACGCTCGAGGCCATGGCTGGATCGGAGCTGCGGGATGCGGTGGAGGGCGGATTCTTTCGGTACTCCACCCGGCGGGACTGGACAGACCCGCACTACGAGCGGATGCTCTACGACAACGCCCTGCTGCTCGACGCGTACACCGCGGTGTGGGCTCGTGACGCCGGGTTGCCCTGGGCGCGCACGGCGGCCGAGGGAATCGCGCGGTTCCTGCTCGAGGTGATGCAATTGCCATCGGGCGGATTCGCCTCGGCCCAGGACTCGGAGAGCACGGTCGACGGCGCGCGGGTCGAGGGAGGCTACTACGGGCTCGACGCGGCCGGCCGCTTGCAGCAGGTGCCGCCGGCGCTCGATCAGAAGGTGCTCTCGGGGTGGAACGGCCTCGCGATCGGGGCGCTCGCCCGCGCTTCACTGGTGTTCGGTCGCGAGGACTGGGCGATGGCGGCCGAGCACGCGGCCGACTACCTCATCGAGGCGCACGTCGGCGGGGAGGCGGGCGCGGACGGGGGTGCGGATGCTCGCGGCGGCGTGCGGGCGGGTGCGGACGCGGATGCGGGGGCTGACGGCGGCGTGCAGGGGACTGCCGGTGCGGACGCTCGTGCGGACGCGGGTGCTCACGGCGGCGTGCCGGCGACTGCGGGTGCGGACGCGGGCGGCGGCGGGGCGGCGGCGGGCGTCGCGACGGGGATGCACCTCGTTCGGGCGTCGATCGACGGTCGGGTGTCGACCGCGGCGGCCACGCTCGAGGATTACGGGATGCTTGCCGAGGGCCTCCTCAGGCTCGCCGCGGTGACGGGGTCGGTGCGTTACGCGATGGTGGGGCGGATGCTCGTCGATGCCGTGCTGGACGATGACGTGCTGGACGCGGTGCCGGGCCGCGCGGCGATGGACGCCATGCTGGGCGCGGCGGGGAGTGACGCGGCGCCGAGGAACGGCGGAGCCGGAGGCGCGTCGCCGGCCGAGGAACCTGCGCCCGCCGGTGCAACCCCCACCATCTTCCGGGCGCCGGGCGGCGGCGACCGGGTGCTCCGCGCGCAAGGGCTCGCGGTGGAACTGGACCCCTCGGAAGGCGCGTATCCTTCCGGAACCAGTGCCACCGCATCCGCCGCTCTGCTGCTGCACACGCTCACCGCCGAATCGCGTTATCGCGAGGCGGCACTCGCCGCCCTCGCGCCGTTGGCGGCGGAGGCGACGGCCCGGCCGATCTCGTTCGGTGCCACCCTCGAACTGCTGGCGCGTCTGGCCCGCCCCGCGGAGCAGCTGGTGTTGATCGAACCGGATGCTGTCAGCTCGGCGTCCGCCGCCGTGGACGACACCGACCACGACGCCGCGATGCAGGCCGACGGCCTCCGAGCAGCGGTGCGCATGTGGTCGGGAGCGGGTGTCGTCGCCGTCGCCACAGTTGCGGAGGCGCGGATGCTCGCCGAGGCCGGCTTCGAGCTGTTCGCCGATCGCGGCACGCGCGACGGGCATCCGACGGCCTATCGCTGCTTCGATTTCGTCTGCCGCCTTCCGGTGACCTCCGCCTCGGCCCTCCGCGCCTGATTTCTCGCCGCTCTCGGCCCTAGATCCGAGATGAAGAGCCGTTGGTGGCAAGAAGTCGGAGCACTCAGACCGTGGTCTCGAGGGGAGCGTCGGGGTCGGCCGACCACTCGTTGAGTGAGCCGTCGTAGACGGCGACCGACCCCTCTCCCAGCACGGTCAGCGCCAGCGCCGTGGAGGCCGCCGCGATGCCCGAGCCGCAATAGGTCACCACCCGCGAGCGGTCGCCGGCCAGCACGGGCGAAAGCTTCTCGCGCAGCGCATCGCCCTTCAGAAACGCTTTGGTCGAACGGTCGACGAGACGCCCGGCCGGTACGCTCACACTGCCCGGGATGTGCCCGGCGCGGGCACGGGGCGACGTCGCGCCGGTGAAGTCGCTCGGCGGGCCGGCGAACACCAGCGTGGCCGGCGCATCCGTCGAGCCCGCCACGATCGCCTCGACGTCGGCCTTCGACGCCCAGAGCCCGGGCCGCTCGACCGCGGCGAACATCGCACCCGACCGCGGAAGCACGTTGCCGGTCTCGACCGGGCGCTCCTCGGCGATCCATTTGGCGTAGCCGCCATCGAGCACCGCCACCCGGTCGTAGCCGAAGGCTCGGAACAGCCACCACACGCGCGCGGCCCACTGCCCGGCCGCGGTGTCGTAGACCACGACGGTCGTGTCGTTGTCGACGCCGACGGATGTCGCGGCCTCCTCGAACCGCTCGACTGAGGGGCGGGCGAATCCGAACGACCCCGCGGGGTCGGAAAAGACCTCGAGCAGGTCGGCGAAGACGGCGCCCGGGACGTGCCCGGCGAGGAGGTACTCGTCGAGCCCGCTCAGCCAGGAGTTCGCGGGGCCGAACCCGGCGGGTGACGAAATCGACAGCACGCTCGCGTCGAGCACGACGAGCCCCTCCGAGCCGAGGTGGTCGGCCAGCCACTGCGTCGACACGAGGGGCGACGCCAGCAGGGGCGAGAGGCGAGGGCTGTCGGTTGCGGTCACGTGTCCACGGTATTGGCTCCGGCAGGCCGCACCCTGAGGATTGCAATAGAGAGTAACGAGAACGTAACGGTGTGTCGGCGCTGTGGCGCGCATCCGGTTCCGCCGCCCGCTTACATCCTGCTGACACCCCACGACAGCGGCGTGTAAGCGCCCGGTAAGCGGGCCCCTTCACACTCGGAGAGAACGTGCAACACGACAACGATCGAAAGGAGATCGAATGCCGAATTCAACGGAATGGGCGGTCGAAGCACACGGACTCGTCAAGGTGTTCGGCCACAACAGGGCGGTCGACGGCGTCGACCTGAGCGTGCGCACCGGAACGGTGTACGGAGTGCTCGGCCCGAACGGCGCCGGCAAGACGACGACGATCCGGATGCTCGCCACGCTGCTCAAGCCCGACGGCGGCGACGCCACGATCTTCGGTCACGACATCCGTCGCGAACCGCAGATCGTGCGGCAGCTGATCGGGGTGACCGGGCAGTACGCGAGTGTCGACGAAACGCTGAGCGCCACCGAGAACCTCGTGCTCTTCTCGCGTCTGAACGGGCTGAGCCGCGCCGATTCGCGGCGTAAGTCGGCCGAACTGCTCGAGGAGTTCGGACTGACCGAAGCGGCCAAGCGCCCCCTGAAGAACTTCTCCGGAGGCATGCGCCGTCGCCTCGACCTCGCCGCGAGCCTCATCTCGCAGCCACCTCTGATCTTCCTCGACGAGCCGACCACGGGCCTCGACCCGCGCACGCGCGCTCAGATGTGGGACACCATCCGTCGCCTGGTGGCGACCGGATCGACCGTTCTGCTCACCACGCAGTACCTCGACGAGGCCGACCAGCTGGCCGACCGCATCGCCGTCATCGACCGCGGCATCGTCGTGGCCGAGGGCACCGCCGACGAGCTGAAGGGCTCGGTCGGGTCGTCGTCGCTGCTGCTCAAACTCGCGGATGCCGCGAACCTCGAGCGTGCGCGCCTCGCCATCCTCGACGTGCTCGGCGTGGAATCGGTGCTCTCGCCCGAGGCCGGCCGCATCACGGCGCCGATGACCGACCCCGACACCGTCACCGACCTGTTGCTGCGACTGCGTCAGGAGAACATCGCGGTGGCCGAGTTGTCGGTGCAGCAACCCACGCTCGACGAGGTCTTCCTCGCCCTCACCGGCCACTCGGCCACTGAGGAAGAGGAGGCCGACGCGGCTGCGGCCGCGGCGTCCGACAACCCCGAACGCGAACTGGAGGATGCGCGATGAGCACGCTCACCATCACCCCGGGGGTCAACCGCACCCTCAAGAACCACGTCAGCTTCGGTCAGACGGTGCAGAACTCGTTCAGCATGGCCTGGCGAGGGCTGCTCAAGATCCGGCGCACGCCCGAACAGCTGATCGACGTGACACTGCAGCCGATCATCTTCACCCTGATGTTCAGCTACATCTTCGGTGGAGCGATCGCCGGCAGCGTGCAGGACTACCTGCCCACCCTCATCCCCGGCATCCTCGTGCAGACCGTCATCACGACATCCGTCGTCACCGGCGTGCAATTGCGGGAAGACATGGACAAGGGCGTGTTCGACCGCTTCAAGTCGTTGCCGATCGCGCGGATCGCGCCCCTTGCGGGCGCCCTCCTCGCCGACACCGTGCGGTATGCGATCGCCACCACGCTCACCTTCGTGATGGGCTTCATCTTGGGCTATCGGCCCGAAGGCGGCATCGGCAACGTGATTCTTGCCGGACTGCTCGTCATCGTGAGCTCCTGGGCGATCAGCTGGATCTTCGCGTTCTTCGGCGTCATCGCCCGCAGCGCGTCGAGCGTGCA from the Herbiconiux aconitum genome contains:
- a CDS encoding ABC transporter permease yields the protein MSVARLTFVHAKYSLIETSRIPIAIIGSLVFPVLSLLFFVVPQRVVADDPLYATQAIISLSVFAVLANGLFSFGLGIAENREKAWDPYLRTLPAPGISRVLAHIFSTGLMALVSIIPVIVVGGLFTAASAPLPNVLAGFVALAISSLPFMLMGICVGYALPQKAAIAVVQVLMFGLAFGGGLFLPPILFADWLNTLSMFLPSRSAREIVVWAVQGGELPGWAVLGWAVWTAVTLVLALVLFRRDEGRRFR
- a CDS encoding ABC transporter permease, whose amino-acid sequence is MSTLTITPGVNRTLKNHVSFGQTVQNSFSMAWRGLLKIRRTPEQLIDVTLQPIIFTLMFSYIFGGAIAGSVQDYLPTLIPGILVQTVITTSVVTGVQLREDMDKGVFDRFKSLPIARIAPLAGALLADTVRYAIATTLTFVMGFILGYRPEGGIGNVILAGLLVIVSSWAISWIFAFFGVIARSASSVQGISFLVLFPLTFLSNAFVNPDTMPPFLQWFVNINPVSHLVTAVRDLANTGAWTVDAWLSLLGAAVIVAIFAPLTVRAYMKKA
- a CDS encoding ATP-binding cassette domain-containing protein, whose product is MPNSTEWAVEAHGLVKVFGHNRAVDGVDLSVRTGTVYGVLGPNGAGKTTTIRMLATLLKPDGGDATIFGHDIRREPQIVRQLIGVTGQYASVDETLSATENLVLFSRLNGLSRADSRRKSAELLEEFGLTEAAKRPLKNFSGGMRRRLDLAASLISQPPLIFLDEPTTGLDPRTRAQMWDTIRRLVATGSTVLLTTQYLDEADQLADRIAVIDRGIVVAEGTADELKGSVGSSSLLLKLADAANLERARLAILDVLGVESVLSPEAGRITAPMTDPDTVTDLLLRLRQENIAVAELSVQQPTLDEVFLALTGHSATEEEEADAAAAAASDNPERELEDAR
- a CDS encoding sulfurtransferase, encoding MTATDSPRLSPLLASPLVSTQWLADHLGSEGLVVLDASVLSISSPAGFGPANSWLSGLDEYLLAGHVPGAVFADLLEVFSDPAGSFGFARPSVERFEEAATSVGVDNDTTVVVYDTAAGQWAARVWWLFRAFGYDRVAVLDGGYAKWIAEERPVETGNVLPRSGAMFAAVERPGLWASKADVEAIVAGSTDAPATLVFAGPPSDFTGATSPRARAGHIPGSVSVPAGRLVDRSTKAFLKGDALREKLSPVLAGDRSRVVTYCGSGIAAASTALALTVLGEGSVAVYDGSLNEWSADPDAPLETTV
- a CDS encoding alpha/beta fold hydrolase, coding for MTEYTTTARGDRVAYDLRGSGPAIVFVAGAGPFRAIDPWTTETAERAADLGLATLVFDRLGRGESEADGVLDLDRELDALRAVIEVAGGAAVLCGHSSGCSISLHAAAVGLPVTGLALWEAPLAGDATQTRAWSNEVERLIDAGDFPGALSQYMKDMPPEWLDEMKATPEWEYIAAGVRSNRADGQSMVWATAALEAAEANGAAETNGAEGRGVAGALAGIRVPVLAMYGLETFPEMPVAAERIAAAIPGTVVKAVPGAEHSWEPAPMAHELAAFVKAVAARV
- a CDS encoding TetR/AcrR family transcriptional regulator, with amino-acid sequence MSDISRPSSQRKHEAILAAAEQIFLRDGFRGANMDELATLSQVSKQTVYKHFGSKEALFVDLVTSMTRGAGDGVHEEMPLPRSAGGVGGFLEEFGRRQLGVVLDARILQLRRLVIGEVGRFPDLGQALWRAGPMRSMTALTTAFSDFIEKGWMRDTDPRTAASFFNWLVMSPINEAMLLGDDVPRDPESIRRHCAEATRVFLAAYGRGAAIPA
- a CDS encoding thioredoxin domain-containing protein, producing the protein MTNRLAHAISPYLRSHAENPVDWFPWGEEAFAAARSRKVPVLVSIGYSTCHWCHVMARESFSDPVLAAYLNEHFVAIKVDREEHPEVDTVYLAAAGAFTQDLGWPLNVFVTPEGKAFYGGTYSPPTPLQGHPSFRQVLEAVTDAWTTRNADVLLSAEQVATALAVGQEALADRSGVDGFDPATIPFEAIVAELGQYEDQQYGGFGGAPKFPVAPVLRFLLEAGTPASTALAIRTLEAMAGSELRDAVEGGFFRYSTRRDWTDPHYERMLYDNALLLDAYTAVWARDAGLPWARTAAEGIARFLLEVMQLPSGGFASAQDSESTVDGARVEGGYYGLDAAGRLQQVPPALDQKVLSGWNGLAIGALARASLVFGREDWAMAAEHAADYLIEAHVGGEAGADGGADARGGVRAGADADAGADGGVQGTAGADARADAGAHGGVPATAGADAGGGGAAAGVATGMHLVRASIDGRVSTAAATLEDYGMLAEGLLRLAAVTGSVRYAMVGRMLVDAVLDDDVLDAVPGRAAMDAMLGAAGSDAAPRNGGAGGASPAEEPAPAGATPTIFRAPGGGDRVLRAQGLAVELDPSEGAYPSGTSATASAALLLHTLTAESRYREAALAALAPLAAEATARPISFGATLELLARLARPAEQLVLIEPDAVSSASAAVDDTDHDAAMQADGLRAAVRMWSGAGVVAVATVAEARMLAEAGFELFADRGTRDGHPTAYRCFDFVCRLPVTSASALRA
- a CDS encoding DUF1684 domain-containing protein, which encodes MTQHEFDESWQTWHTARLRTITGPHGLASLVATHWLSPDPQRLEGIEGEWYLDGADIVGDDFTIEQGGEVLVGGRVLRHFRRDDQVALRVLDPDAPTRASVVDVDSYMPDEAWVVLGRFSPASEGETLAVEEIDGYVENEALAGTVSLEIGGQQVEFVATGSRHSMQVVFSDATSGGETYRFRFLRLHGQPGSNEIEVDFNRAYLPPCVFADFYVCALPPAQNRLSLPIRAGEKNVVTR